One window of Cucurbita pepo subsp. pepo cultivar mu-cu-16 chromosome LG19, ASM280686v2, whole genome shotgun sequence genomic DNA carries:
- the LOC111781863 gene encoding protein FATTY ACID EXPORT 3, chloroplastic-like translates to MESLLVLNPTPCPAESSPLKLKNSAAFPVRSRPCSSLRFDPLIGYGGCKVSFVANTLPRNGFLSPHRRCSLNRRVVAFAASHEESHSEIEGEKNEKDFNFDQEKAQELWKNALDSFKEQSLKMKAISKEAYGEYSVKALAALNETSKHLKIQADKAKEDLASIVQEFSEESKEYIATVAENYPDEVKEIVETFTSPDDDLRDISKVKDFYYGIPYGLVLSVGGFLSFMVTGSLAAIRFGMILGGALLALSVMSLRSYKRGESRPLALKGQAVIASILFLRELRLVFQRPSFFSLLTTLISGAMVSLYVYKIALDARLKKGDLRTETD, encoded by the exons ATGGAGTCGCTTTTGGTCCTCAATCCCACCCCCTGCCCCGCCGAGTCTTCCCCTTTGAAGCTCAAGAACTCTGCTGCTTTCCCTGTCCGCTCCCGACCCTGTTCGTCTCTGCGCTTCGATCCTTTGATCGGTTATGGTGGTTGTAAGGTTTCCTTTGTCGCTAACACTCTTCCGCGTAATGGGTTTCTCTCCCCCCATCGGCGGTGTTCGTTGAATCGACGGGTTGTGGCGTTTGCGGCTTCCCATGAGGAGTCG CATTCAGAGATTGAAGGGGAGAAAAACGAAAAGGATTTCAATTTTGATCAGGAAAAGGCACAAGAGTTGTGGAAAAATGCTTTAGATTCCTTCAAAGAACAATCTCTGAAGATGAAAGCCATTTCAAAGGAGGCATACGGGGAATACTCTGTGAAAGCATTAGCTGCTTTGAATGAAACTTCCAagcatttgaaaattcaagccGATAAGGCGAAGGAGGATTTGGCTTCAATAGTGCAAGAATTCAGTGAAGAAAGTAAAGAATATATTGCCACTGTTGCAGAGAATTACCCTGATGAAGTTAAGGAGATTGTGGAAACATTTACTTCTCCGGACGATGACTTACGGGATATTTCGAAAGTTAAGGACTTCTATTATGGGATACCATACG GACTGGTCCTTTCTGTGGGTGGTTTCCTTTCCTTCATGGTAACGGGAAGTCTCGCTGCAATTAGATTTGGAATGATACTTGGTGGTGCTTTGTTGGCCTTGAGCGTTATGAGCTTGAGGTCATACAAAAGAGGAGAATCTCGTCCTCTTGCTCTGAAGGGGCAGGCAG tGATTGCAAGCATTCTATTTCTGAGAGAGTTGCGCTTGGTTTTTCAG AGACCATCATTTTTCAGTCTTCTAACAACTTTGATCAG TGGAGCTATGGTCTCATTATACGTCTACAAGATTGCACTGGACGCTCGCCTCAAAAAAGGAGATCTCAGGACAGAAACAGATTGA